Genomic segment of Aulosira sp. FACHB-615:
AATTAATAAAAAGTGTAATCCCTGGCTTTGTTGTTTACGTTGTTCATAAGTTTTAGCGGCGGCGGTGACTTCTGCATCTTCAAAGGTGGCTAATACCCATCTATCAACTAAACCCGCTTCTAAAATTAAACCATCGGGCGCACCGGGGATGTAATTTAAGGCTACAGGATGTGTTGTGGCTAACCAACGTGCTAAACGCATAGATTGTCTGCCACCATAAATGACTACACCTGGAACGGTTACTGTGGAAGCTAAACCCAGATTTATGGGTTTAAGAAATTCTGGCATAGATAAAATCGGAATGGGGCGATCGCTAAATTCTATTTCTAAATCCCCAGCCGCTAAATTTGCAAAGCGCCACTGTTCACCCCAAAGATTTTCCGGTAATGGTAAGGGTGCGGGTTTTTCTAAACTAAAATCAGAATTTTTGTCTTTTAACCACTGTTTTAATGCTAAAGTCCGGCGGGTTGCTTCTACTGCAACACCTAAATTGCGTCCGGCTGTTTCGATTAAACTTAACGACTGGGGACGGAAAACTTGAATCACATCTGGTAACTTTGCACCTGCGGCTTGTTGAATTTGAGTAGTCAGCCAATGGGAATTTGCTTCTGACTGCAAACAAGTAGCTGTATACTCAAAACTGCGATTTGCATCACAAATCAACAATTCCCATAAAATTTGTCCAGATATATCTTGTTGCGAACTCCGATAAAAATCAGCTTGCCAAATTTTCATGATTTAAAACATTTTTTCATAAAAAAAGGGGTGGATAACCCACCCCTCTATTGAACCAGGAAAATTACAATTCTTTTAAGACTTTAAAACAGAACCTTGGCCAAAATTGGTTCAACACGGGCTGCAATTTCTGGGACATACACCTGAGAAACGTAGTCAGCAATCATTCGATCTGTATTAAACAGTGGTGCATTGGTCTTAATGGATGCTTTCATCATCTGTATCCAGCGATGAGGAATACCTTGAGCATCTTGGTCGTAGTATAGGGGAACAATCTCAGATTCTAAAAGCTGATACAGTGACTGGGAATCGATGCGGTCTTGCAATTCTTGGTCGCTTGTGTGAGCATCTTCACCAATAGCCCAACCGTTAATTCCTTTGCCATTTGCGTCGGCTTGGTAGCCTTCACACCACCAACCATCAAGGACGCTGCAATTTAACCCGCCATTAAAGCAGACTTTCTGTCCACTTGTCCCTGATGCTTCTAGGGGACGACGGGGGTTATTTAACCAAACATCAACGCCTTGGACGAGTTTTTGTCCGGTGTAAATGTCGTAATCTTCAATAAAGGCAACACGGTGAATAATGCCGGAATTACGACACCACTCCATCAAACGTTGAATAATGCGTTTACCTTCTTCATCGGCTGGGTGTGCTTTGCCAGCAAAGATAATCTGAACTGGATGTTGGGCATTGCCAAAAATCTTCACAGCCCGTTCGGCATCGCGTAA
This window contains:
- a CDS encoding Tab2/Atab2 family RNA-binding protein, producing the protein MKIWQADFYRSSQQDISGQILWELLICDANRSFEYTATCLQSEANSHWLTTQIQQAAGAKLPDVIQVFRPQSLSLIETAGRNLGVAVEATRRTLALKQWLKDKNSDFSLEKPAPLPLPENLWGEQWRFANLAAGDLEIEFSDRPIPILSMPEFLKPINLGLASTVTVPGVVIYGGRQSMRLARWLATTHPVALNYIPGAPDGLILEAGLVDRWVLATFEDAEVTAAAKTYEQRKQQSQGLHFLLIQPDDSGMTYSGFWLLQTE